Part of the Usitatibacter palustris genome, AAGCGGCGCAGGGCTGCGCGTCGGTCGGAGTGGCTCCCGCCATCTCCAGGAGCGCGCCCCGGATGAGCTCGAGACCGGCGCCGGTGACTGCACTTACCTTGATATTCAATATCTTACCACAGGGGTCGCGGATCACTTCGGGCTGCAGTCCGGGCACCCGATCGATCTGGTTCCAGACGAGGATCTGCGGCACGTTGGCCGCCCCGATCTCCTTGAGCACCTTGTTGACCGCGGCGATCTGCTCGTCGCGGCTGGGGCTCGCGCTGTCCACCACATGCAGCAGCACGTCGGCCTGCACCGCCTCGTCGAGCGTGGCGCGGAAGGCGGCGACCAGTGAATGCGGAAGGTCCTGGATGAATCCCACGGTATCGGAGATGGCGGCGGAACTGTCGTTTGCAAGCCAGAGCTTGCGGGTCGTGGTGTCGAGCGTGGCGAACAGTTGGTCCGCCACGTAGGCATCCGCACCGGTGAGGCGATTGAAGAGCGTGGACTTGCCCGCGTTGGTGTACCCGACGAGCGAGACACGCAGGACACCGGCGCGCGCTCGGCCGGAACGTTGCGTGGCGCGGTCTTGCGTGACCTTCGCGATGCGTGCCTTCAGCTTCTTCACCTCCTCGCCGATCATGCGGCGGTCCAACTCGATCTGCTTCTCGCCCGGGCCGCCGGTCTTGCCGAGGCCGCCGCGCTGGCGCTCGAGGTGGCTCCAGCCGCGCACGAGGCGCGTGG contains:
- the hflX gene encoding GTPase HflX, with amino-acid sequence MCLDIGRAAAAGRASDREQEAARLVESAGADVVEVLRGRRDRPDSKTFAGTGKIEEIGDAVRLHGAHTVVFDHALSASQVRNVERALAEGGQAVRVYDRTELILEIFGQRARSHEGKLQVELARLEHHATRLVRGWSHLERQRGGLGKTGGPGEKQIELDRRMIGEEVKKLKARIAKVTQDRATQRSGRARAGVLRVSLVGYTNAGKSTLFNRLTGADAYVADQLFATLDTTTRKLWLANDSSAAISDTVGFIQDLPHSLVAAFRATLDEAVQADVLLHVVDSASPSRDEQIAAVNKVLKEIGAANVPQILVWNQIDRVPGLQPEVIRDPCGKILNIKVSAVTGAGLELIRGALLEMAGATPTDAQPCAA